A stretch of the Rosa rugosa chromosome 5, drRosRugo1.1, whole genome shotgun sequence genome encodes the following:
- the LOC133709391 gene encoding amino acid transporter AVT6A-like: MTTGDEKTESLPESKLPGNENSPLLQNPDEEINGGSYSGAVFNLSTTIIGAGIMALPATMKVLGLGVGIGMIVLVAVLTEAAVEMLLRFSRAGNAASFGGVMGDAFGRGGKVVFQLCILVNNVGTLIVYMIILGDVLSGTASSGAHHTGVLEGWFGENWWNGRLFVLFVSTIFVFAPLVSLKRIDSLRYSSTLAVGLAGVFLVITAGITAVKISHGDISMPRLLPVLTDLTSVWNLFTVVPVLVTAFICHYNVHTINNELKKSSMIQPVVRTSLILCSSVYILTSLFGFLLFGDSTLDDVLANFDTDLGIPYSSLLSDIVRISYALHLMLVFPIIFHPLRINFDDLFFPSSRPLDLDNRRFALITFGLISVIFLGANFIPSIWDVFQFTGATATVCIGFIFPAAIVLRDRHGIATSKDKTLSVFMIGLAVFANLIAIYSDAVALFKKNVSPQA, encoded by the exons ATGACCACCGGCGACGAAAAGACCGAGTCTTTACCGGAATCCAAGCTACCCGGTAACGAGAACAGTCCACTGCTGCAAAACCCAGATGAGGAAATCAACGGCGGGTCGTATTCCGGCGCGGTGTTCAATCTGTCGACGACGATTATTGGGGCCGGGATCATGGCTTTGCCGGCGACGATGAAGGTGCTGGGCCTCGGCGTCGGGATTGGCATGATCGTGTTGGTTGCAGTTTTGACTGAGGCCGCCGTGGAGATGTTGCTCAGGTTCAGTAGGGCCGGCAATGCGGCGTCGTTTGGTGGTGTTATGGGGGATGCTTTTGGAAGAGGTGGCAAGGTCGTGTTTCAGCTGTGTATCTTGGTCAACAATGTTGGGACTCTCATTGTTTACATGATCATACTTG GCGATGTGCTGTCTGGAACTGCTTCGAGTGGAGCTCACCATACTGGAGTGTTGGAAGGGTGGTTTGGTGAAAACTGGTGGAATGGGCGTCTTTTCGTTCTGTTTGTTTCAACGATTTTCGTGTTTGCTCCGTTGGTATCCCTGAAGCGAATAG ATTCATTGAGATACTCATCTACTTTAGCAGTTGGGCTGGCAGGCGTTTTTCTAGTCATTACTGCAGGAATCACAGCTGTTAAAATTTCTCATGGAGATATTTCCATGCCCAGGTTGCTTCCTGTGTTGACTGATCTTACGTCAGTGTGGAATCTCTTCACAGTTGTTCCTGTTCTTGTGACGGCCTTCATCTGCCACTACAATG TGCATACGATCAACAATGAGCTTAAGAAGTCTAGCATGATTCAACCAGTTGTGCGGACATCATTAATATTGTGCTCTTCTGTCTACATACTGACCAGCCTTTTCGGGTTCCTCCTATTTGGGGACTCGACCCTTGATGATGTGTTAGCCAACTTTGACACCGACCTTGGCATCCCTTACAGCTCTTTGCTCAGTGATATTGTCCGCATCAGCTATGCCCTGCACCTCATGCTTGTTTTTCCTATTATCTTTCATCCACTGCGAATCAACTTCGATGACCTCTTCTTTCCTTCATCTAGGCCTTTGGATTTAGATAACCGTAGGTTTGCATTAATCACCTTCGGACTCATTTCTGTTATCTTCTTGGGCGCAAACTTCATTCCAAGCATCTGGGACGTTTTCCAGTTTACTGGAGCGACTGCCACAGTTTGCATTGGATTTATCTTCCCTGCTGCCATTGTTCTAAG GGACCGGCATGGCATAGCAACATCAAAGGACAAGACCTTATCTGTTTTCATGATTGGCCTTGCTGTGTTCGCAAATTTGATAGCAATATACAGTGATGCCGTGGCCTTGTTCAAAAAGAATGTCTCCCCTCAAGCGTGA